A single genomic interval of Spirosoma linguale DSM 74 harbors:
- a CDS encoding GCN5-related N-acetyltransferase (PFAM: GCN5-related N-acetyltransferase~KEGG: hch:HCH_04390 acetyltransferase) translates to MLLTERLLLTKFTVDDAAFVLSLLNTPSWLEFIGDRGVRTLDDAHQYIVNGPLKSYEQMGYGSYVVRLKATEQPIGMCGLFKREMLDAPDIGFAFLPGYTGTGYGFEAASAVMAYARETFGLTRILGFTSPANQPSIHLLEKLGLRFERKIMYKADGEESLLFGTPAIDI, encoded by the coding sequence ATGCTACTAACGGAGCGCCTACTGCTTACAAAATTTACGGTCGATGATGCTGCTTTCGTACTGTCGTTGTTAAACACGCCGTCATGGCTTGAGTTTATTGGTGACCGGGGCGTACGAACGCTTGACGATGCCCATCAATACATTGTTAACGGACCGTTGAAGAGTTATGAACAGATGGGCTACGGGTCGTATGTAGTCAGGCTGAAAGCTACTGAGCAACCCATTGGCATGTGCGGTTTGTTCAAGCGCGAGATGCTGGATGCGCCTGATATCGGGTTCGCGTTTTTGCCCGGTTATACCGGAACCGGATACGGGTTCGAAGCGGCTTCGGCGGTGATGGCCTATGCCCGTGAAACGTTTGGATTAACTCGTATTCTGGGATTTACGAGTCCTGCAAACCAGCCGTCCATCCACTTGCTCGAAAAGCTGGGGCTGCGTTTCGAGCGAAAAATCATGTACAAGGCTGATGGCGAGGAGAGTTTGTTATTTGGTACGCCCGCCATCGACATATAG
- a CDS encoding Carbohydrate kinase, FGGY-like protein (PFAM: Carbohydrate kinase, FGGY-like~KEGG: sugar kinase ; K00851 gluconokinase), producing the protein MNCFVGVDVGTTNIKALAMPPDLSQILAHASAPVTTLNPEPGYAEQDPAEIWAAFVEVIAEVNREVAQGGHVITHVAFCTAMHSLLPMNDDGSPIGNAILWSDNRAEEQAKALRTTQAELGKSIYAQTGTPIHPMIPLCKLAWLRENDPRLLRRTARFGSIKEFLWHKLTGQFEVDFSIATATGLFNESKRAWSEPALNYAGVRADQLSTPVPTTFQRSYQPGSETAGTGLPAGVSLVIGASDGCLANLGAGAIKTGTATLTIGTSGAIRQTVRKPLRDAELRLFCYFLDEGYYVVGGPTNNGGNVLEWLTEKLTLQDTDAVLAEAATIAPGSDGLLFLPYLQGERAPLWDASARGGYLNVDWQHTRAHFVRAALEGVLFNLLSINELLIDHTGPARVIHANGGFAQSDLWVQMLADMAGVPVRLNASNESGSMGAILLTMKAIGMVKTLDEAAEKVAFGHTFQPDLNRHTVYRKEFVKWQEGQKMLYVDGGRTK; encoded by the coding sequence ATGAATTGCTTTGTTGGTGTTGATGTCGGAACGACGAATATAAAAGCGCTGGCCATGCCGCCGGATTTAAGCCAGATTCTGGCCCATGCCTCCGCTCCCGTTACGACCCTCAACCCCGAACCCGGCTACGCCGAACAGGACCCGGCCGAAATATGGGCGGCTTTTGTCGAGGTCATAGCCGAAGTCAATCGAGAAGTCGCGCAGGGTGGTCATGTCATTACGCATGTGGCTTTTTGTACGGCTATGCACAGTCTACTGCCCATGAACGACGACGGGTCGCCGATCGGGAATGCCATTCTCTGGTCCGACAACCGGGCCGAGGAACAGGCAAAAGCTTTACGGACAACGCAGGCGGAATTAGGAAAGTCGATTTACGCACAAACCGGAACGCCCATCCACCCCATGATTCCGCTTTGCAAACTGGCCTGGCTCCGTGAAAATGACCCGCGACTGCTGCGCCGAACCGCTCGTTTCGGCTCCATCAAGGAATTTTTATGGCATAAATTAACCGGTCAGTTTGAAGTTGATTTCTCCATTGCCACGGCTACGGGACTGTTTAACGAAAGCAAGCGGGCATGGAGCGAACCAGCGCTGAACTACGCCGGTGTCCGGGCTGATCAATTATCGACACCCGTTCCAACGACTTTTCAGCGTTCGTACCAGCCCGGGTCAGAAACAGCCGGAACGGGACTTCCGGCGGGCGTTTCCCTTGTCATTGGTGCGTCGGATGGCTGTCTGGCCAATCTGGGTGCGGGGGCTATTAAAACCGGAACGGCCACGCTCACCATCGGTACCAGCGGAGCCATCCGCCAAACGGTCCGAAAACCACTGCGCGATGCTGAGCTTCGGTTATTCTGCTATTTTCTGGATGAGGGCTATTACGTAGTTGGCGGGCCTACCAACAACGGGGGCAACGTACTGGAGTGGCTCACCGAAAAACTGACGCTACAGGATACAGACGCCGTTCTGGCCGAAGCCGCCACGATAGCTCCCGGCTCGGATGGATTACTATTTCTTCCTTATTTACAAGGCGAACGGGCACCATTATGGGACGCTTCTGCCCGGGGGGGCTACCTCAATGTCGACTGGCAGCATACCAGAGCGCACTTTGTAAGAGCCGCGCTGGAAGGGGTTTTGTTCAATCTGCTCAGCATCAATGAACTGCTGATTGATCACACCGGACCGGCCAGGGTTATCCATGCCAACGGAGGCTTCGCCCAGTCGGACCTGTGGGTACAAATGCTGGCCGATATGGCAGGTGTTCCCGTACGACTCAACGCCAGCAACGAAAGCGGCTCCATGGGTGCTATATTACTGACTATGAAAGCCATCGGTATGGTAAAAACACTGGACGAAGCTGCGGAGAAGGTTGCATTTGGCCATACGTTTCAACCCGATCTAAACCGTCATACGGTGTATCGGAAGGAATTTGTAAAATGGCAGGAAGGTCAGAAAATGCTATATGTCGATGGCGGGCGTACCAAATAA
- a CDS encoding amidohydrolase 2 (PFAM: amidohydrolase 2~KEGG: pat:Patl_0798 amidohydrolase 2) has product MTIDAHQHFWHFDPVRDSWITDDMANIQRDFLPADLEPVLKENGIDGCVAVQASQSEDETMFLVRMAQTYDIVKGVVGWVDLQSDQLPERLQALSQYQEIKGYRHVAQAEPDDFLARPAVIDGIRQLANFGLTYDILIYPTQLKAALQLVRSVPNVNFVIDHLAKPYIKKGEISRWSNFMAEIAKNKHVSCKLSGMVTEADWHNWSKKDFFPYLDVVFEHFGPDRLMFGSDWPVCLVAANYTQVRTLVDEYVVNWGEEVRAKVFGANAVSFYKL; this is encoded by the coding sequence ATGACAATCGACGCTCACCAACATTTCTGGCACTTCGATCCGGTTCGGGATAGCTGGATTACGGACGATATGGCCAACATCCAACGCGACTTCCTGCCCGCTGATCTGGAGCCTGTTCTGAAAGAGAACGGGATCGATGGGTGCGTAGCTGTTCAGGCATCGCAATCGGAAGACGAGACGATGTTTCTGGTTCGCATGGCTCAGACGTACGACATTGTGAAAGGTGTTGTTGGTTGGGTTGATCTGCAATCAGACCAGTTGCCGGAGCGATTGCAGGCGCTTTCTCAGTATCAAGAGATCAAAGGCTACCGACATGTGGCGCAAGCCGAACCCGACGACTTTCTGGCCCGTCCTGCCGTAATTGATGGTATCCGGCAGTTAGCCAATTTTGGCCTGACGTACGATATTCTGATCTACCCGACACAGTTGAAAGCGGCTTTGCAGTTAGTGCGGTCAGTGCCCAACGTCAACTTTGTGATCGACCATCTGGCAAAGCCCTATATTAAGAAAGGAGAAATCAGCCGCTGGTCGAACTTCATGGCCGAGATCGCCAAAAACAAACACGTTTCGTGCAAACTCTCCGGTATGGTCACCGAAGCCGACTGGCATAACTGGAGCAAAAAAGACTTTTTCCCTTATCTGGATGTTGTCTTTGAACACTTCGGCCCGGACCGGCTCATGTTTGGTTCCGACTGGCCCGTGTGTCTGGTAGCTGCCAACTACACGCAGGTCAGAACACTGGTTGATGAATACGTTGTCAACTGGGGGGAGGAGGTCCGGGCGAAAGTATTTGGTGCGAATGCGGTGTCGTTTTACAAGTTATAA
- a CDS encoding 5-carboxymethyl-2-hydroxymuconateDelta-isomerase (PFAM: fumarylacetoacetate (FAA) hydrolase~KEGG: aav:Aave_3875 5-carboxymethyl-2- hydroxymuconate delta-isomerase), translated as MKLFRFGSPDHEHPGVVLPTGQHIDVTHFGEDYDESFFASNGPERLAHWLTAHAHTCPEVSADERFGPCIKRPSKIVCVGLNYAKHAAETGAATPAEPILFFKATTALCGPNDNVVIPKRSEKTDWEVELAIIIGKRASYVELDEATEYIAGYALHNDYSERAWQLERGGQWVKGKSADTFAPLGPYLVTADEVPEPNNLHLWLSINGKRLQDSNTDDMIFNVPTLVSYISQFMTLLPGDIISTGTPAGVGLGMNPPWYLKPGDVVELGIEGLGEQKQTAVAFV; from the coding sequence ATGAAACTCTTCCGCTTCGGCTCGCCCGACCACGAACACCCTGGTGTTGTATTACCCACCGGTCAACATATCGACGTAACGCACTTTGGCGAAGATTACGACGAATCGTTTTTTGCCAGCAATGGCCCCGAACGTCTGGCGCACTGGCTGACGGCCCACGCCCATACCTGCCCGGAAGTATCGGCCGATGAGCGCTTTGGCCCGTGCATCAAACGGCCATCGAAAATCGTTTGTGTGGGGCTAAACTACGCCAAACATGCCGCCGAAACTGGTGCCGCCACACCCGCCGAGCCCATTCTTTTCTTCAAGGCAACTACGGCACTCTGCGGCCCCAACGACAATGTTGTCATCCCGAAGCGTTCCGAAAAAACAGACTGGGAAGTTGAACTGGCCATCATCATCGGCAAACGGGCCAGCTATGTCGAACTGGACGAAGCGACGGAGTACATTGCGGGCTACGCGCTGCACAACGATTACAGCGAACGGGCATGGCAGTTGGAGCGCGGTGGGCAGTGGGTAAAAGGGAAGAGTGCCGATACCTTCGCGCCACTGGGACCCTACTTAGTAACAGCTGACGAAGTCCCCGAGCCAAATAATCTTCACCTGTGGCTCAGCATTAATGGCAAGCGCCTGCAGGATTCGAATACCGACGATATGATTTTCAACGTCCCAACACTGGTCAGCTACATCAGCCAGTTCATGACGCTGCTGCCCGGCGATATTATCTCGACTGGCACACCCGCTGGCGTAGGTCTGGGCATGAACCCGCCCTGGTACCTGAAGCCCGGCGACGTAGTCGAACTGGGCATCGAAGGCCTGGGCGAACAGAAACAGACAGCCGTAGCATTTGTCTGA
- a CDS encoding protein of unknown function DUF820 (PFAM: protein of unknown function DUF820~KEGG: noc:Noc_2546 hypothetical protein): MTALDEISQSPNLRELLDKLEQTWAKEQRRRHEFWADADEGVKAEFILGEIIYHSPIYGRHWMASTNITRYLIPYVYDNKLGKVGYEKVMVRMTRNDYEPDICFWHTEKTVDFGQKQSAFPPPDFVVEILSDSTKERDYGIKMTDYALHGVREYWIVDTEHETIEQYLLEGNTFILAQKLRDGILEAETIEGFKIGVKAVFAE, translated from the coding sequence ATGACCGCTCTTGACGAAATTAGTCAGTCGCCCAATCTTCGCGAATTGTTGGACAAGCTCGAACAAACCTGGGCGAAAGAGCAGCGCCGTCGTCATGAATTCTGGGCGGATGCTGATGAGGGTGTAAAAGCCGAATTTATTCTCGGCGAAATAATTTATCACTCACCAATTTATGGCCGTCACTGGATGGCATCCACCAACATCACGCGTTATTTGATCCCTTATGTGTATGACAATAAACTAGGTAAAGTAGGCTATGAGAAAGTAATGGTTCGTATGACTCGTAATGACTACGAACCGGATATCTGTTTTTGGCATACTGAAAAAACAGTTGATTTCGGCCAGAAGCAGTCCGCTTTCCCTCCGCCCGATTTTGTCGTAGAAATTTTGTCTGACAGCACAAAAGAAAGGGACTATGGAATTAAAATGACAGACTATGCCCTGCATGGGGTTCGGGAGTATTGGATTGTTGATACAGAGCATGAAACCATTGAGCAGTATTTGCTGGAGGGTAATACCTTCATTTTAGCACAGAAACTTAGAGATGGTATCCTGGAAGCCGAAACGATTGAAGGCTTTAAAATTGGGGTAAAAGCCGTATTTGCTGAATAA
- a CDS encoding short-chain dehydrogenase/reductase SDR (PFAM: short-chain dehydrogenase/reductase SDR; KR domain protein~KEGG: reh:H16_A0743 short chain dehydrogenase), giving the protein MFSLNNKTALVTGGASGIGLAISQTFAQAGATVHILEINGELAQQVANDITAAGGKAHAHTVDVSDQAQVIALIGQIAAESPIHILVNNAGVAHIGKADTTQEADFDRIFRINVKGVYNCLYAVIPHFKTNGGGVILNMASVAATLGLSDRFAYSMSKGAVLTMTLSVAKDYLKDNIRCNCISPARVHTPFVDGFIAKNYPGQEAEMFEKLSKTQPIGRMAEPAEVGALALYLCSDEAGFVTGCDYLLDGGFTRLNS; this is encoded by the coding sequence ATGTTCTCTCTCAACAACAAAACCGCACTGGTTACAGGCGGGGCCAGTGGTATCGGGCTGGCGATTTCGCAGACATTTGCCCAGGCGGGTGCAACGGTTCACATTCTCGAAATTAACGGCGAGCTGGCGCAGCAGGTGGCCAATGATATTACGGCGGCTGGCGGAAAAGCTCATGCCCACACGGTCGACGTCTCCGATCAGGCGCAGGTAATAGCGCTGATTGGCCAGATAGCGGCCGAATCGCCCATTCACATTCTCGTTAACAACGCTGGTGTGGCGCACATTGGCAAGGCGGATACAACACAGGAAGCTGATTTCGACCGGATTTTCCGCATCAATGTGAAAGGGGTTTACAACTGTTTGTATGCCGTTATTCCGCATTTCAAAACCAATGGTGGGGGCGTCATCCTGAATATGGCCTCGGTAGCCGCCACGCTGGGTCTCTCCGACCGGTTTGCGTATTCGATGAGTAAAGGAGCTGTACTGACCATGACGTTGTCCGTAGCCAAAGACTACCTGAAAGACAACATTCGGTGCAACTGCATCTCTCCCGCCCGTGTACACACGCCTTTCGTGGATGGGTTTATTGCTAAAAACTATCCGGGGCAGGAAGCCGAAATGTTCGAGAAGCTATCAAAAACACAACCTATCGGGCGCATGGCCGAACCAGCCGAAGTGGGCGCACTGGCGCTTTATCTCTGCTCCGATGAAGCAGGTTTCGTCACCGGTTGCGATTACCTGCTCGATGGGGGCTTTACCCGGCTGAACAGCTAA
- a CDS encoding Altronate dehydratase (PFAM: D-galactarate dehydratase/Altronate hydrolase domain protein; SAF domain protein~KEGG: csa:Csal_1735 altronate dehydratase) — protein MVKVFRRGGIFRTNETLYYKIILLLMPARVLKVHPADNVIVALRNLAAGEKIEFENTLYELPYAVGAKHKFVTEDRQPGDPITMYGVLVGKATQPIRRGEPITTFNLKHDADTYGLDKKQPYSWQPPNTLAWEGRTFMGYHRADGSVGTRNYWLVVPLVFCENRNVLILKDAFERELGYAQPETYRVQVHELLSLYKAGEMDIAKKMQPFVDESQNQTLNSARHQANRPFKNVDGIKFLTHEMGCGGTRQDSGYLCSLLAGFINNPNVAGATVLSLGCQHLQTDMISAEIKRQNPKFDKPLLLFEQQAGTEYALMSEAVKQTFLGLVDINKLERQPAPLSALTVGLKCGGSDGFSGISANPALGQLSDILVTLGGKTVLAEFPELNGVEQELINRTDDTDKAQKFITLMGDYSAQAEAVGSGFDMNPSPGNIKDGLITDAIKSAGAAKKGGTAPVADVLDYAEPATTPGLNLLCTPGNDVEATTGMAGSGTNVILFTTGLGTPTGNPVCPVVKVSTNTVLKNRMPDVIDFDSGPIIDGEQSIEQNANAMLEYIIKLASGEVITQAERLGQDDFIPWKRGVSL, from the coding sequence TTGGTTAAAGTTTTTCGCAGAGGTGGTATATTTCGAACGAATGAGACTCTTTACTATAAAATAATCCTTTTGCTGATGCCTGCCCGTGTGTTGAAAGTTCACCCTGCCGATAATGTCATCGTTGCCCTGCGCAACCTGGCGGCTGGTGAAAAAATAGAGTTCGAGAATACTCTCTATGAACTACCCTATGCCGTTGGGGCCAAACATAAATTTGTGACCGAAGACCGCCAGCCCGGTGATCCAATTACGATGTACGGCGTACTCGTTGGCAAGGCAACTCAGCCAATTCGCCGGGGCGAACCCATTACAACGTTCAACCTCAAACATGATGCAGACACGTATGGCCTTGATAAAAAGCAGCCGTACAGCTGGCAGCCACCCAACACTTTGGCCTGGGAAGGCCGGACGTTTATGGGATACCATCGGGCGGATGGCAGTGTTGGCACCAGAAACTACTGGTTGGTGGTGCCGCTGGTGTTTTGCGAAAACCGCAATGTGCTGATTCTGAAAGATGCCTTCGAGCGGGAGCTGGGTTACGCCCAGCCCGAAACCTACCGGGTGCAGGTTCACGAGTTGCTGAGTTTGTACAAAGCCGGTGAAATGGATATTGCCAAAAAGATGCAGCCCTTCGTCGATGAATCGCAGAATCAGACGCTTAATTCGGCCCGACATCAGGCAAATCGCCCCTTCAAAAACGTTGACGGCATCAAGTTCCTGACCCACGAAATGGGTTGTGGCGGTACCCGGCAGGACTCAGGTTATCTATGTTCGCTGCTGGCCGGGTTTATCAATAACCCCAACGTGGCCGGAGCCACCGTGCTCAGCCTCGGTTGTCAGCATTTGCAAACCGATATGATCTCAGCCGAAATCAAACGACAGAACCCTAAGTTCGACAAACCCCTGCTGCTGTTCGAACAACAGGCGGGTACGGAGTACGCCCTAATGTCGGAGGCAGTCAAACAAACGTTCCTGGGTCTGGTCGACATCAATAAACTCGAACGCCAACCGGCACCACTCAGCGCCCTGACGGTTGGGTTGAAATGTGGTGGTTCCGACGGGTTCTCCGGCATTTCAGCGAATCCGGCCCTTGGGCAACTGTCCGATATTCTGGTAACGCTGGGCGGCAAAACGGTGCTGGCCGAATTTCCGGAACTGAACGGCGTTGAACAGGAACTGATCAACCGCACCGACGATACCGACAAAGCGCAGAAATTTATCACCCTGATGGGCGATTACTCGGCCCAGGCCGAAGCGGTAGGCTCAGGCTTCGACATGAACCCATCGCCGGGAAATATTAAGGATGGCCTGATTACGGATGCCATTAAATCTGCCGGAGCAGCTAAGAAAGGGGGAACGGCACCGGTAGCCGATGTGCTGGATTATGCCGAACCCGCCACTACCCCCGGCCTTAACCTGCTTTGCACGCCCGGCAACGACGTTGAAGCCACAACCGGTATGGCAGGTTCCGGCACCAACGTTATCCTCTTCACAACGGGTCTGGGCACGCCCACAGGCAACCCTGTTTGCCCGGTTGTGAAAGTATCGACAAATACAGTCCTCAAAAACCGGATGCCCGATGTTATCGACTTCGATAGCGGCCCGATCATCGACGGCGAACAAAGCATCGAACAAAACGCCAACGCCATGCTGGAATATATTATCAAGCTGGCCTCCGGCGAAGTAATTACCCAAGCCGAGCGGCTGGGTCAGGACGATTTCATCCCCTGGAAACGGGGCGTTTCACTCTAA
- a CDS encoding Protein of unknown function DUF2261, transmembrane (PFAM: Protein of unknown function DUF2261, transmembrane~KEGG: son:SO_3504 hypothetical protein) — protein sequence MPGRLMSMDAYRGFVMVLMAAEMLQFDHLHETFPDSAFWAFLAHHQSHVAWAGCSLHDLIQPSFSFLVGVALLFSMASRGSQGQSFATQFGHALRRSLILILLGIFLRSTHASQTNFTFEDTLTQIGLGYPFLFLLGKYSSRTGWIALGVVLVGYWLAFVLYPAPGAGFDYSAVGVPPDWPEHYNGIMAHFNKNSNLAWAFDTWFLNLFPREKPFLFNGGGYATLSFIPTLGTMLLGLQAGRWLRSDMDKRALIQRFLLVGGICMAVGILLHVAGICPIVKRIWTPAWVLFSGGWCFWLLALFYGIIDVANRRSWAFPLIVVGMNSIAIYCLVHLIDRFIVTSLHTHLGTGPFLILGPAYETLLTGLVTLGIFYLILRWMYRRKLFIRI from the coding sequence TTGCCCGGTCGCCTGATGTCTATGGATGCCTATCGAGGCTTTGTCATGGTGTTAATGGCGGCCGAAATGCTGCAATTTGATCATTTACACGAAACCTTTCCCGACAGTGCGTTCTGGGCCTTTCTCGCGCACCATCAAAGTCATGTTGCCTGGGCCGGGTGCTCGCTGCATGATTTGATCCAGCCGTCTTTTTCGTTTCTGGTGGGTGTTGCCCTGCTTTTTTCCATGGCCAGCCGTGGCAGTCAGGGGCAATCGTTTGCTACGCAGTTTGGCCATGCTTTACGCCGTTCGCTGATTCTGATTCTTTTGGGTATTTTTCTGCGTTCTACCCATGCCAGTCAGACCAACTTCACGTTTGAGGATACGCTGACCCAAATTGGTCTTGGCTATCCTTTCCTGTTCTTGCTGGGTAAGTACAGCTCGCGAACCGGCTGGATCGCCCTGGGTGTCGTGCTGGTGGGTTACTGGCTGGCTTTCGTGCTCTATCCGGCTCCGGGAGCCGGGTTTGATTACAGTGCGGTGGGTGTCCCACCCGACTGGCCGGAGCATTACAACGGTATAATGGCGCACTTCAACAAGAACAGCAACCTCGCCTGGGCGTTCGATACCTGGTTTCTTAACTTGTTTCCGAGAGAAAAACCGTTTCTGTTCAATGGCGGTGGCTATGCCACACTCAGCTTTATTCCAACGCTGGGTACCATGCTCCTTGGGTTACAGGCTGGGCGGTGGCTACGTTCAGACATGGACAAACGGGCACTGATCCAGCGTTTTCTGCTGGTGGGTGGTATCTGTATGGCAGTGGGTATCCTGCTGCATGTAGCGGGCATTTGCCCCATTGTAAAACGTATCTGGACACCCGCCTGGGTATTGTTTAGCGGAGGTTGGTGCTTCTGGCTGCTTGCACTTTTTTACGGGATAATTGACGTTGCCAACCGACGTAGCTGGGCTTTTCCGTTGATTGTCGTTGGCATGAACTCCATTGCGATCTACTGTCTGGTACACCTTATTGACCGGTTCATCGTTACGTCACTCCATACCCATCTGGGAACCGGCCCTTTTCTGATTCTCGGTCCGGCCTACGAAACGCTGCTGACAGGTCTGGTTACGCTCGGTATTTTTTACCTCATTCTGCGGTGGATGTACCGTCGCAAACTCTTTATACGCATCTGA
- a CDS encoding adenine deaminase (KEGG: sun:SUN_0856 adenine deaminase~TIGRFAM: adenine deaminase~PFAM: amidohydrolase), with amino-acid sequence MLTANILNLFDQSIYYGTIAVENGRISQLTQLGPERPDEPYVLPGFVDAHVHVESSLLTPPQFARLAVVHGTVATVSDPHEIGNVLGVAGVKYMIEEARRVPFKFMFGAPSCVPATTFETAGATISAQDVRQLLAMKEIGYLAEVMNFPGVLHQDPDMMTKISLANAFNKPVDGHAPGLTGDEAQRYIDAGISTDHECFTYEEGLDKARRGMNILIREGSAARNFEALIPLLAEFPGQVMFCSDDKHPDTLAEGHINQLVVRALGKGHSLWHVLRAACLNPVLHYRMPVGLLREGDPADYIVVNNLREFQVQQTVINGEVVAERGQSTIPDLRSEPVNQFSCSLKTPEDFVVKAIVSDEPVLIRVIEALDGQLITNELHLEAKVEDGQLVPDVEGDILKLVVVNRYQDTPPAVAFIKNFGLTSGALASSVGHDSHNITAVGCNDESICKAINLIIEAKGGLSAVGEGPAAKSILLPLPVAGLMSDIDGYTIAKQYTKLDEYAKYKLKSTLLAPFMTLSFMALLVIPKVKLSDLGLFDGKTFNFVPLQIVKS; translated from the coding sequence ATGCTTACAGCGAACATCCTAAATCTGTTTGATCAATCTATTTACTACGGTACCATCGCTGTCGAAAACGGGCGCATCAGTCAACTCACTCAACTCGGTCCCGAACGCCCGGATGAGCCCTATGTGCTTCCGGGCTTTGTTGACGCCCACGTTCATGTAGAAAGCTCTTTACTGACACCGCCCCAGTTTGCGCGTCTGGCGGTTGTGCACGGCACAGTAGCTACCGTTTCGGACCCGCACGAGATTGGAAATGTGCTGGGCGTTGCCGGTGTAAAGTACATGATTGAAGAGGCTCGTCGGGTTCCCTTTAAGTTTATGTTCGGGGCACCTTCCTGTGTACCTGCCACGACGTTCGAAACAGCAGGAGCGACGATCAGCGCGCAGGATGTCAGGCAATTGCTGGCGATGAAAGAAATTGGTTACCTGGCCGAGGTGATGAACTTCCCGGGTGTGCTGCATCAAGACCCTGACATGATGACCAAGATTAGTTTGGCCAACGCGTTTAATAAACCCGTAGATGGACATGCCCCCGGCCTGACCGGCGACGAAGCTCAACGATACATAGACGCCGGAATCAGCACCGACCACGAATGTTTTACCTACGAAGAGGGGCTTGACAAAGCCCGGCGCGGGATGAACATCCTGATTCGGGAAGGTAGTGCGGCCCGCAACTTCGAAGCCCTGATTCCGTTGCTGGCTGAGTTTCCGGGTCAGGTTATGTTCTGTTCGGATGATAAACACCCCGATACACTGGCCGAAGGTCATATTAATCAACTAGTCGTGCGCGCTCTTGGCAAAGGTCATTCGCTCTGGCATGTGCTGCGGGCGGCCTGCCTAAATCCCGTACTTCATTACCGAATGCCGGTTGGACTCCTGCGCGAAGGCGACCCCGCCGATTATATCGTTGTCAATAATCTCCGTGAGTTTCAGGTGCAGCAAACAGTGATCAACGGAGAAGTTGTAGCCGAACGCGGGCAATCGACTATTCCCGATCTGCGCAGTGAGCCTGTAAACCAGTTTTCCTGTTCGCTCAAAACGCCTGAAGATTTTGTTGTAAAGGCAATCGTTTCGGATGAGCCTGTATTGATCCGGGTCATAGAAGCGCTCGACGGACAGCTGATCACGAACGAGCTGCATCTGGAAGCGAAGGTCGAAGATGGCCAGCTTGTACCCGATGTTGAGGGAGATATATTAAAGCTGGTTGTCGTCAATCGGTATCAGGATACGCCCCCCGCCGTGGCGTTTATCAAAAATTTCGGGCTTACCTCAGGCGCTCTTGCCTCCTCCGTGGGACATGATTCGCACAATATAACGGCGGTGGGTTGTAATGACGAGAGCATTTGCAAAGCCATTAATTTAATTATTGAAGCAAAAGGAGGCTTATCGGCTGTGGGAGAGGGGCCTGCTGCCAAATCTATCCTCCTGCCACTACCCGTAGCGGGGCTTATGAGCGACATAGATGGATATACTATAGCCAAACAGTATACTAAGTTAGATGAGTACGCTAAGTATAAACTTAAAAGTACCCTGTTAGCCCCCTTTATGACCTTATCATTCATGGCGCTACTGGTCATTCCTAAGGTCAAACTGAGTGACTTAGGCTTATTTGATGGCAAAACGTTCAATTTTGTTCCTCTTCAAATAGTGAAATCGTGA